A DNA window from Thermodesulfobacteriota bacterium contains the following coding sequences:
- the atpH gene encoding ATP synthase F1 subunit delta, which translates to MIAGSLARRYARALLDIGKEEGQLRRVLTEAEEFGKALESSPELREAMESAHVGRQTKQATLDMVLAKAQFLPTTKSFLGLLIEKGRMNVLPAILSELRRMVEEFEGIERVEVTVPMPMAAPQKDSLRAVLERRTGKKVLLEESVDPAVLGGMVVKVGSTVYDGSVRTQIEQIRQNLQKG; encoded by the coding sequence GTGATCGCTGGAAGCCTGGCAAGGCGGTACGCCCGCGCGCTGCTCGACATCGGCAAGGAAGAGGGGCAGCTCCGCCGGGTGCTGACCGAGGCGGAGGAGTTCGGCAAGGCGCTCGAGAGCTCCCCCGAGCTGCGCGAGGCGATGGAATCGGCGCACGTCGGGCGGCAGACCAAGCAGGCCACCCTCGACATGGTGCTCGCGAAGGCGCAGTTCCTCCCGACGACGAAGTCGTTCCTCGGCCTGCTGATCGAGAAGGGGAGGATGAACGTCCTGCCCGCGATCCTTTCCGAGCTTCGCCGCATGGTCGAGGAGTTTGAAGGGATCGAGCGGGTCGAGGTGACCGTCCCGATGCCGATGGCCGCCCCGCAGAAGGATTCCTTGCGCGCCGTCCTCGAGCGGCGCACGGGGAAGAAGGTACTGCTCGAGGAATCCGTGGACCCCGCCGTCCTCGGCGGGATGGTCGTCAAGGTCGGCTCCACGGTGTACGACGGCAGCGTCCGCACGCAGATCGAACAGATCCGGCAAAACCTGCAGAAGGGGTAA
- the atpA gene encoding F0F1 ATP synthase subunit alpha, protein MSIRAEEITEILKSQIKGYEKKVDVAETGVVLSVGDGIARVHGLEKAMAGELLEFPGDVRGMVLNLEEDNVGVALLGDDHVIKEGDSVRRTGRIVEVPCGDAMIGRVVNALGQPVDGRGPIEAKDFRRVEIKAPGIVKRQPVKEPLQTGLKAIDAMIPIGRGQRELIIGDRQTGKTAVATDTIINQKGTGVICIYVAIGQKRSTVAQVVEKLRQYGAMDYTIVVAATASESAPLQFNAPYAGCTMGEYFRDSGRHALCIYDDLSKHAVAYRQLSLLLRRPPGREAFPGDVFYLHSRLLERAAKLSEAEGGGSLTALPVIETQAGDVSAYIPTNVISITDGQIYLEADLFYSGVRPAVNVGLSVSRVGGNAQIKAMKQVAGRLRLELAQYREMAAFAQFGSDLDKSTQMQLARGARLVEILKQGQYMPQAVENQVATIFAATNGFVDGYEVGSLARYETELAAFMKDRHGALLAEIREKKTISDDLKGRLIAALEEFKGIFKE, encoded by the coding sequence ATGAGCATCCGCGCGGAAGAGATTACCGAGATCCTCAAAAGCCAGATCAAGGGGTACGAGAAGAAGGTCGACGTCGCCGAGACGGGCGTGGTCCTCTCCGTCGGCGACGGGATCGCCCGGGTCCACGGACTCGAAAAGGCGATGGCGGGCGAGCTTCTCGAGTTCCCCGGCGACGTCCGCGGGATGGTGCTCAACCTCGAAGAGGACAACGTCGGCGTCGCGCTGCTGGGCGACGACCACGTCATCAAGGAAGGCGACTCCGTGCGGCGCACCGGCCGCATCGTCGAGGTGCCGTGCGGCGACGCGATGATCGGGCGGGTCGTCAACGCCCTCGGCCAGCCGGTCGACGGCCGCGGCCCCATCGAGGCGAAGGACTTCCGGCGCGTGGAGATCAAGGCGCCCGGTATCGTCAAGCGGCAGCCGGTGAAGGAACCGCTCCAGACGGGCTTGAAGGCCATCGACGCGATGATCCCCATCGGCCGCGGGCAGCGCGAGCTGATCATCGGCGACCGCCAGACGGGAAAGACCGCGGTGGCCACCGACACGATCATCAACCAGAAGGGGACGGGAGTCATCTGCATCTACGTGGCCATCGGGCAGAAGCGCTCCACGGTCGCGCAGGTCGTCGAGAAGCTGCGCCAGTACGGCGCGATGGACTACACCATCGTCGTCGCCGCGACGGCGTCCGAGTCGGCCCCGCTCCAGTTCAACGCCCCCTACGCCGGCTGCACGATGGGCGAGTACTTCCGCGATTCCGGCCGCCACGCGCTGTGCATCTACGACGACCTCTCCAAGCACGCGGTGGCATACCGCCAGCTCTCGCTGCTGCTGCGCCGTCCGCCGGGACGCGAGGCGTTCCCCGGCGACGTCTTCTACCTCCACTCGCGGCTGCTCGAGCGCGCGGCGAAGCTCTCCGAGGCGGAGGGCGGCGGGTCGCTGACGGCGCTCCCGGTCATCGAAACGCAGGCGGGCGACGTCTCCGCCTACATCCCGACCAACGTCATCTCCATCACCGACGGCCAGATCTACCTGGAAGCCGACCTGTTCTACTCGGGCGTCCGCCCGGCCGTCAACGTCGGCCTCTCGGTGTCGCGCGTCGGCGGCAACGCGCAGATCAAGGCGATGAAGCAGGTCGCCGGCCGTCTGCGGCTCGAGCTGGCGCAGTACCGCGAGATGGCGGCGTTCGCCCAGTTCGGCTCCGACCTCGACAAGTCCACCCAGATGCAGCTCGCCCGCGGCGCGCGGCTGGTGGAGATCCTCAAGCAGGGGCAGTACATGCCGCAGGCCGTCGAGAACCAGGTGGCGACGATCTTCGCGGCGACGAACGGCTTCGTCGACGGCTACGAGGTCGGGTCGCTGGCCCGGTACGAGACGGAGCTGGCCGCCTTCATGAAGGACAGGCACGGGGCGCTGCTGGCGGAGATCCGGGAGAAGAAGACGATCTCGGACGACCTGAAGGGCCGGCTGATCGCGGCGCTGGAAGAGTTCAAAGGGATCTTCAAGGAATAG
- a CDS encoding ATP synthase F0 subunit B: MKIFRSSFTINRALRAFLPAAGSLLLAGAAFAAEGGGHGSPHVPWGEVAKQAVNFAILAGVLVYFLRKPVSSFLKERSELMRKSIDDAANARAEAARKLAAIDERMAKLSDEVAQLNAKMDSEAAAEAQALKETVSAEIARIQAQAAFTGEQEVKKARQELQQEASALCAKAAEELVKKTLSPADQERLVKENIEKIEGIVR; encoded by the coding sequence GTGAAAATCTTCCGGTCGTCTTTCACTATTAACCGCGCGCTTCGTGCTTTCCTCCCCGCGGCCGGGTCGCTGCTGCTGGCGGGCGCCGCCTTCGCGGCGGAAGGCGGGGGTCACGGCTCCCCGCACGTCCCCTGGGGGGAGGTCGCCAAGCAGGCGGTCAACTTCGCCATCCTCGCAGGCGTCCTAGTCTATTTCCTCCGCAAGCCGGTCTCTTCCTTTTTGAAGGAGCGCAGCGAGCTGATGCGCAAGTCGATCGACGACGCGGCGAACGCCCGCGCGGAAGCCGCCCGGAAGCTGGCGGCCATCGACGAGCGGATGGCGAAGCTCTCCGACGAGGTCGCGCAGCTCAACGCGAAGATGGATTCCGAGGCCGCGGCCGAGGCGCAGGCGCTCAAAGAGACCGTCTCCGCCGAGATCGCCCGCATCCAGGCGCAGGCGGCGTTCACCGGCGAGCAGGAAGTGAAGAAGGCGCGCCAGGAGCTGCAGCAGGAGGCCTCCGCCCTTTGCGCCAAGGCCGCCGAGGAGCTGGTCAAAAAGACGCTTTCCCCGGCGGACCAGGAGCGGCTGGTGAAGGAGAATATCGAGAAGATCGAGGGGATCGTCCGGTGA
- a CDS encoding ParB/RepB/Spo0J family partition protein: protein MERKTDPVKKKVLGRGLSALLSPTTGGSEPADSGVLQIPLEKIRGGSLQPRKSFPPEALSELVASIREKGVLQPVLVRPTPDGYELVAGERRFRAAESAGLSLIPALVRRLTDREALEVAIVENVQRADLNAIELAEGYYRLQRDFNLSQEQVAERVGKDRATVANTVRLLKLPSPIRQAVVDGSLSAGHARALLTAPPEHMLSIFEAVRRRGLSVRETERLCTGEVKKRPGRKTAQGNVHLKALEEELTRRGGTRVRLRGNVRKGRIEVHYFSSEELDRLQGILFGGK, encoded by the coding sequence ATGGAACGAAAAACCGACCCCGTGAAGAAGAAAGTGCTCGGAAGGGGGCTTTCCGCCCTGCTTTCCCCCACCACGGGGGGCTCGGAGCCGGCGGATTCGGGCGTCCTCCAGATCCCGCTCGAGAAGATTCGCGGGGGGAGCCTCCAGCCCCGGAAATCGTTCCCCCCGGAGGCGCTCTCCGAGCTGGTGGCGTCGATCAGGGAGAAGGGGGTGCTCCAGCCGGTCCTCGTGCGCCCCACGCCGGACGGATACGAGCTGGTGGCGGGGGAGCGGCGGTTCCGCGCGGCGGAAAGCGCCGGGCTGTCCCTTATTCCAGCGCTGGTCCGCAGACTTACGGACCGGGAGGCGCTCGAGGTCGCCATCGTTGAGAACGTCCAGCGGGCCGATCTAAACGCCATCGAGCTCGCGGAGGGGTATTACCGGCTCCAGCGCGACTTCAACCTTTCGCAGGAGCAGGTCGCCGAGCGCGTCGGCAAGGACCGCGCGACGGTGGCCAACACCGTTCGGCTGCTCAAGCTCCCGTCCCCGATCCGACAGGCGGTCGTCGACGGCAGCCTCTCCGCCGGGCACGCCCGGGCGCTGCTGACCGCGCCGCCGGAGCATATGCTTTCGATCTTCGAGGCCGTCCGGCGCCGGGGACTGTCCGTCCGCGAGACCGAGCGGCTTTGCACGGGCGAGGTGAAGAAGCGGCCAGGCCGGAAAACGGCCCAGGGGAACGTCCACCTGAAGGCGCTCGAGGAGGAGCTGACCCGCAGGGGAGGGACCCGGGTGCGTCTGCGGGGGAACGTGCGGAAGGGGCGGATCGAGGTTCATTATTTCTCTTCCGAGGAGCTGGACCGCCTGCAGGGGATCCTCTTCGGCGGAAAATGA